A single region of the Dehalococcoidales bacterium genome encodes:
- a CDS encoding LysR family transcriptional regulator, translating into MNLDYLITFRELVRMGSFSAVAKSLSISQPAVSFQIQKLESDLGTILIDRSQKKLKLTDSGQIVLSFAHTINEEQIRLHAALDRLRNDVAGELQIAASTIPGEFLVPPLLGEFMASHPDITARVDIMDSATVIDSVKYGDYKLGLCGSTPPETDGLSSFKLASDEIVLVAAPGHPLTTKQEVNLSEIVKYSFICREVTSGTRLSLERSLANRNFQLEKLKIRLVLSNTESVVSAVEAGNGIAFVSSIGAKRSLTLGSVKKVNVRGLSVRRDFHCIYYAKDNNSRLIEEFLSFTREKSSSPGWHCR; encoded by the coding sequence ATGAATCTCGATTATCTGATCACCTTCCGTGAACTCGTGCGCATGGGCAGCTTCTCGGCGGTGGCAAAGTCTCTTTCGATCAGCCAGCCGGCGGTTTCCTTCCAGATACAAAAACTTGAATCAGATCTGGGAACTATCCTGATTGATCGCAGTCAAAAAAAGCTCAAACTCACTGATTCGGGGCAGATTGTTCTTTCTTTTGCGCATACTATCAACGAAGAACAGATCCGTTTGCACGCCGCTCTGGACAGGCTCAGAAATGACGTTGCTGGCGAGCTGCAGATTGCCGCCAGCACAATTCCTGGAGAATTCCTTGTACCCCCGTTACTGGGGGAGTTCATGGCTTCCCACCCGGACATAACTGCCCGTGTGGATATAATGGATTCAGCTACAGTTATCGACAGCGTTAAGTATGGGGATTACAAACTGGGTCTTTGTGGATCGACACCGCCTGAAACAGACGGTCTTTCCAGCTTCAAGCTCGCTTCAGATGAAATCGTACTGGTCGCCGCTCCGGGGCACCCACTTACCACCAAACAAGAAGTCAACCTTTCGGAAATTGTGAAATATTCTTTCATATGCCGCGAAGTGACATCCGGAACACGTCTGAGCCTTGAACGTTCCCTGGCTAATAGAAATTTCCAACTGGAAAAGTTAAAAATCAGATTGGTGCTTTCAAATACAGAGTCAGTCGTCTCAGCGGTTGAAGCTGGAAACGGGATCGCTTTTGTTTCCAGTATCGGGGCTAAAAGAAGCCTTACTCTCGGCAGTGTTAAAAAGGTTAATGTTAGAGGTCTATCAGTACGGAGAGACTTCCACTGTATTTATTATGCCAAGGATAATAACTCAAGACTTATCGAAGAATTCCTTTCGTTTACCAGGGAAAAGAGCTCATCACCCGGCTGGCATTGTCGTTAA